From the genome of Mycobacterium dioxanotrophicus, one region includes:
- the trmB gene encoding tRNA (guanosine(46)-N7)-methyltransferase TrmB produces MRHHGQMHVPRLDVAGRPAPEPDDTGATDQPHRLPRVTSFRTRRSTLSSGQQATWDRRWPDLGMQARNDDGKPVVNLDTAAWFGRSAPLVLEIGSGTGTSTLAMAQAEPNIDVIAVEVYRKGLAQLLTGIDRAGINNIRLVRGDGVDVLEHMIAPGALTGVRVFFPDPWPKSRHHKRRLLQPATVALIADRLRPGGVLHAATDHSGYAEFMAEVGDAEPLLRRVEDGPAAAALPMSVQRPVTKYEQKALAGPDITELIWEKRP; encoded by the coding sequence ATGAGACACCATGGACAAATGCACGTGCCCAGGCTGGATGTCGCCGGCCGGCCGGCTCCGGAACCGGACGACACCGGGGCCACCGACCAGCCGCACCGCCTGCCCCGGGTGACCAGCTTCCGCACCCGGCGTTCGACGCTGTCGAGCGGACAGCAGGCCACCTGGGACCGCCGCTGGCCCGACCTGGGCATGCAGGCCCGCAACGACGACGGCAAACCCGTGGTCAACCTGGACACCGCGGCCTGGTTCGGCCGCAGCGCTCCACTGGTGCTGGAGATCGGCTCCGGCACCGGAACCTCGACCCTGGCGATGGCGCAGGCCGAACCGAACATCGACGTGATCGCCGTCGAGGTCTACCGCAAGGGGCTGGCCCAGCTGCTCACCGGCATCGACCGGGCAGGCATCAACAACATCCGCCTGGTCCGCGGCGACGGCGTCGACGTGCTCGAGCACATGATCGCCCCGGGCGCGCTGACCGGGGTTCGGGTTTTCTTCCCCGATCCGTGGCCCAAGTCCCGCCATCACAAGCGCCGGCTGCTGCAGCCCGCGACGGTCGCGCTGATCGCCGACCGGCTGCGTCCCGGCGGTGTGCTGCACGCCGCCACCGACCACAGCGGGTACGCCGAATTCATGGCGGAGGTCGGTGACGCCGAGCCGCTGCTGCGCCGGGTCGAAGACGGACCGGCGGCCGCGGCGTTACCCATGTCGGTGCAGCGGCCCGTCACCAAATACGAGCAGAAGGCCCTCGCCGGTCCGGACATCACCGAATTGATCTGGGAGAAGCGGCCATGA
- a CDS encoding MMPL family transporter, with protein sequence MFAWWGRTVYRFRYIVIGVMVALCLGGGIYGADLGKHVTQSGFYDEGSQSVAASLLGDEVYGRDRTSHVVAILTPPDDKKVTDKDWQKKVIGELDKVAKDHPDQVVGWVGWLKAPDTTDPTVSQMKTQDLRHTFISVPLKGDDDDAILKNYQAIAPDLQKVNGGDIKLAGLNPLASELTGTIGTDQKRAELAIVPLVAVVLFFVFGGAVAAALPAIIGGLTIGGALGILRFTAEFGPVHFFAQPVVTMMGFGIAIDYGLFIVSRFREELAEGYDTEAAVRRSVMTSGRTVAFSAVIIVASSLPLLLIPLGFLKSITYAIIASVMLAAFLSITVLPATLGILGANVDALGVRTLLRVPFLANWPFSRRIIDWFAEKTQKTKTREEVERGFWGRLVNVVMKRPIAFAAPILILMTLLVLPIGHLALAGISEKYLPPDNPVRQSQEQFDKLFPGFRTEPLTIVMKRDDGQPITDNQIADMRAKALTVSGFTDPDNNPDAMWKERPANDSGSKDPSVRVIQNGLENRGDAATKVGDLRALQPPRGITVYVGGTPALEQDSIHSLFSRLPLMVVILVSTTTVLMFLAFGSVVLPIKAALMSALTLGSTMGILTWMFIEGHGSGLLNYTPQPLMAPMIGLIIAVIWGLSTDYEVFLVSRMVEARERGMSTAEAIRIGTATTGRLITGAALVLAVVAGAFAFSDLVMMKYLAFGLLIALLLDATVIRMFLVPAIMKLLGDDCWWAPLWMKRLQQRIGLGETELPDERKRPAVREPADDERALVGAGTPPPPAARPRPHDPTHPAADPRQLPPARTNAPSAAGTTRMAPPPQPPRQEADEPATTRLAMARNAVRNAVTNAVNTATGHSNAPTERTQLPQPPVEGSAKPAAPAQREEREIESWLGALRGGPSAQPTPPPPPMRPSADPTRAMPQSGGDDAAPTTAFSAQRPADNGGSDATTAMPSLRQRDQDPSTEKLNTREDEPKRRGGGMSAQDLLRREGRL encoded by the coding sequence GTGTTCGCCTGGTGGGGTCGAACGGTGTACCGGTTCAGGTACATCGTCATCGGTGTCATGGTGGCGCTTTGCCTCGGTGGCGGCATCTACGGGGCCGACCTGGGAAAGCACGTCACGCAAAGCGGCTTCTACGACGAGGGCAGCCAGTCCGTGGCGGCGTCGCTGCTGGGCGACGAGGTGTACGGCCGTGACCGGACCAGCCACGTCGTGGCGATCCTGACACCCCCGGATGACAAGAAGGTCACCGACAAGGACTGGCAGAAGAAGGTCATCGGGGAGCTCGACAAGGTGGCCAAGGACCACCCGGACCAGGTCGTCGGCTGGGTGGGCTGGCTGAAAGCGCCCGACACCACCGACCCGACCGTCAGCCAGATGAAGACGCAGGACCTGCGCCACACCTTCATCAGCGTCCCGCTCAAGGGCGACGACGACGACGCGATCCTCAAGAACTACCAGGCCATCGCGCCCGACCTGCAGAAGGTCAACGGCGGCGACATCAAGCTGGCCGGCCTCAACCCGCTGGCCAGCGAGCTGACCGGAACCATCGGCACCGACCAGAAACGCGCCGAGCTGGCCATCGTGCCGCTCGTGGCCGTGGTGCTGTTCTTCGTGTTCGGCGGTGCTGTCGCGGCGGCCCTGCCGGCGATCATCGGCGGTCTGACCATCGGCGGCGCGCTGGGCATCCTGCGGTTCACCGCGGAGTTCGGCCCGGTGCACTTCTTCGCCCAGCCGGTCGTGACGATGATGGGCTTCGGCATCGCGATCGACTACGGCCTGTTCATCGTGAGCCGGTTCCGAGAAGAACTCGCCGAAGGCTACGACACCGAGGCCGCGGTACGAAGATCGGTGATGACGTCCGGCCGGACCGTGGCGTTCTCCGCGGTCATCATCGTGGCCTCGTCACTGCCCCTGCTGCTCATTCCGCTGGGCTTCCTCAAGTCGATCACCTACGCGATCATCGCCTCGGTCATGCTCGCGGCATTCCTCTCGATCACGGTGCTGCCCGCGACGCTGGGCATTCTCGGGGCCAACGTCGACGCGCTCGGCGTCCGCACCCTGCTGCGTGTGCCGTTCCTGGCCAACTGGCCGTTCTCGCGCCGGATCATCGACTGGTTCGCCGAGAAGACCCAGAAGACCAAGACCCGCGAAGAAGTCGAACGGGGTTTCTGGGGCCGGCTGGTCAACGTGGTGATGAAGCGGCCGATCGCGTTCGCCGCCCCGATCCTGATCCTGATGACGTTGCTCGTCCTGCCGATCGGGCATCTCGCGCTCGCGGGCATCAGCGAGAAGTACCTGCCGCCGGACAATCCGGTCCGCCAGTCGCAGGAACAGTTCGACAAGCTCTTCCCCGGTTTCCGCACGGAGCCGCTCACCATCGTGATGAAGCGGGACGACGGCCAGCCGATCACCGACAACCAGATCGCCGACATGCGCGCCAAGGCGCTGACCGTCTCCGGCTTCACCGATCCGGACAACAACCCGGATGCGATGTGGAAGGAGCGCCCGGCCAACGACAGCGGATCCAAGGACCCGTCGGTCCGGGTGATCCAGAACGGCCTGGAGAACCGGGGCGATGCCGCCACCAAGGTCGGTGATCTGCGTGCCCTGCAGCCGCCGCGCGGCATCACGGTGTACGTGGGTGGCACCCCGGCCCTCGAGCAGGACTCGATCCACAGCCTGTTCTCCAGGTTGCCGCTGATGGTGGTCATCCTGGTGAGCACCACGACCGTGCTGATGTTCCTGGCCTTCGGATCGGTGGTGCTGCCGATCAAGGCCGCGTTGATGAGCGCGCTGACCCTCGGCTCGACCATGGGCATCTTGACCTGGATGTTCATCGAGGGACACGGGTCAGGTCTGCTGAACTACACGCCACAGCCACTGATGGCACCGATGATCGGTTTGATCATCGCGGTGATCTGGGGCCTGTCGACCGACTACGAAGTGTTCCTGGTGTCCCGCATGGTGGAAGCCCGCGAACGCGGCATGTCGACCGCCGAGGCCATCCGGATCGGTACCGCGACGACGGGCCGGCTGATCACCGGTGCGGCCCTGGTCCTCGCCGTCGTGGCCGGCGCCTTCGCCTTCTCCGACCTGGTGATGATGAAGTACCTTGCCTTCGGTCTGCTGATCGCCCTGCTGCTGGACGCCACCGTGATCCGAATGTTCCTGGTGCCGGCCATCATGAAGCTGCTGGGCGACGACTGCTGGTGGGCACCGCTGTGGATGAAGCGGCTCCAGCAGCGCATCGGCCTCGGCGAGACCGAGCTGCCCGACGAACGCAAGCGTCCGGCCGTGCGCGAGCCTGCGGACGACGAACGCGCCCTCGTCGGTGCCGGCACCCCGCCGCCACCGGCGGCCCGGCCCCGTCCGCACGATCCGACGCATCCCGCTGCCGATCCGCGACAGCTGCCGCCGGCCCGCACCAACGCCCCGTCGGCCGCGGGAACCACGCGGATGGCTCCGCCGCCGCAGCCGCCCCGGCAGGAAGCCGACGAGCCGGCCACAACCCGGCTGGCGATGGCACGCAATGCGGTGCGCAACGCGGTGACCAATGCGGTCAACACCGCGACGGGTCACAGCAATGCGCCGACCGAACGCACTCAGCTGCCCCAGCCGCCCGTGGAAGGCTCGGCGAAGCCCGCTGCGCCGGCCCAGCGCGAGGAACGGGAGATCGAGTCCTGGCTCGGTGCGCTGCGTGGTGGGCCGTCGGCTCAGCCGACTCCCCCGCCACCGCCGATGCGGCCGTCTGCTGACCCCACCCGCGCGATGCCGCAGTCAGGGGGCGACGATGCCGCGCCGACGACGGCGTTCAGCGCGCAACGGCCCGCCGACAACGGCGGTTCGGACGCCACCACGGCGATGCCGTCGCTGCGTCAGCGCGATCAGGACCCGTCCACCGAGAAGCTCAACACCCGTGAGGACGAGCCGAAGCGGCGCGGCGGCGGGATGAGCGCGCAGGACCTGCTGCGCCGCGAGGGCCGGCTCTAG
- a CDS encoding phosphoenolpyruvate carboxykinase (GTP), with product MPAATIPGLDTAPTKHEGLLAWVREVAELTQPDRVAFADGSEEEFNRLAAQLVDAGTFQKLNDEKLPNSYLALSDPSDVARVESRTFICSEREIDAGPTNNWMDPTEMRGILTELYRGSMRGRTMWVVPFCMGPLDAEDPKLGVEITDSEYVVVSMRTMTRMGQAALDKLGDDRFFVKALHSLGAPLEPGQADVPWPCNDTKYITHFPETREIWSYGSGYGGNALLGKKCYSLRIASAMAHDEGWLAEHMLILKLISPENKAYFIAAAFPSACGKTNLAMLQPTIPGWRAETVGDDIAWMRFGKDGRLYAVNPEFGFFGVAPGTNWSSNPNAMKTIEAGNTVFTNVAKTDDNEVWWEGLEGDPDHLIDWKGHDWYRESEEKAAHPNSRYCTPISQCPTLAPEWDDPQGVPISAILFGGRRKTTVPLITQARDWQHGVFIGATLGSEQTAAAEGKVGTVRRDPMAMLPFLGYNVGDYFQHWINIGKNADESKMPAVFFVNWFRRGEDGRFLWPGFGENSRVLKWAIERIEHQADGKSTPIGIVPTAADLDLSGLDVDPADVDEALVVNAEEWRAELPQIEEWFEFVGEKLPTGLKDEFDALKHRLAEDA from the coding sequence ATGCCCGCAGCGACCATTCCGGGTTTGGACACCGCACCGACCAAGCACGAGGGCCTACTGGCCTGGGTGCGTGAGGTGGCCGAACTGACGCAGCCCGACCGAGTGGCGTTCGCAGACGGGTCCGAGGAGGAGTTCAACCGCCTCGCCGCCCAGCTGGTCGACGCCGGCACCTTCCAGAAGCTCAACGACGAGAAGCTGCCCAACTCCTACCTCGCCCTCTCCGACCCGTCGGACGTGGCCCGGGTCGAATCCCGGACCTTCATCTGCTCCGAGCGCGAGATCGACGCGGGGCCGACCAACAACTGGATGGACCCCACCGAGATGCGGGGCATCCTCACCGAGCTGTACCGGGGCTCGATGCGCGGCCGCACCATGTGGGTGGTGCCGTTCTGCATGGGCCCGCTGGATGCGGAGGATCCCAAGCTGGGCGTGGAGATCACCGACTCCGAGTACGTCGTGGTCTCCATGCGCACCATGACCCGGATGGGGCAGGCCGCGCTGGACAAGCTCGGTGACGACCGCTTCTTCGTCAAGGCCCTGCACTCGCTCGGCGCTCCGCTGGAGCCCGGTCAGGCCGACGTGCCGTGGCCGTGCAACGACACCAAATACATCACCCACTTCCCGGAGACCCGGGAGATCTGGAGCTACGGCTCCGGCTACGGCGGCAACGCGCTGCTGGGCAAGAAGTGCTACTCGCTGCGCATCGCCTCGGCCATGGCCCACGACGAGGGCTGGCTCGCCGAGCACATGCTGATCCTCAAGCTGATCTCCCCGGAGAACAAGGCGTACTTCATCGCCGCGGCGTTCCCGTCGGCGTGCGGCAAGACCAACCTCGCGATGCTGCAGCCCACCATCCCGGGCTGGCGCGCAGAGACCGTCGGTGACGACATCGCCTGGATGCGATTCGGCAAGGATGGCCGGCTCTACGCCGTCAACCCCGAGTTCGGCTTCTTCGGCGTCGCGCCCGGCACCAACTGGTCGTCGAACCCGAACGCGATGAAGACCATCGAGGCGGGCAACACCGTCTTCACCAACGTCGCCAAGACCGACGACAACGAGGTCTGGTGGGAGGGCCTGGAAGGCGACCCCGACCACCTCATCGACTGGAAGGGCCACGACTGGTACCGCGAGTCGGAGGAAAAGGCCGCGCATCCCAACTCGCGCTACTGCACCCCGATCTCGCAGTGCCCGACGCTGGCGCCGGAGTGGGACGACCCGCAGGGCGTGCCGATCTCGGCGATCCTCTTCGGCGGACGCCGCAAGACCACGGTGCCCCTGATCACGCAGGCCCGCGACTGGCAGCACGGCGTGTTCATCGGTGCCACCCTCGGGTCCGAGCAGACCGCCGCCGCCGAGGGCAAGGTCGGCACGGTGCGCCGCGACCCGATGGCGATGCTGCCGTTCCTGGGCTACAACGTCGGCGACTACTTCCAGCACTGGATCAACATCGGCAAGAACGCCGACGAGTCGAAGATGCCCGCGGTGTTCTTCGTCAACTGGTTCCGCCGTGGCGAGGACGGCCGCTTCCTGTGGCCGGGCTTCGGCGAGAACAGCCGCGTGCTCAAGTGGGCCATCGAGCGCATCGAGCATCAGGCCGACGGCAAGAGCACCCCGATCGGCATCGTGCCGACAGCCGCCGACCTCGATCTGAGCGGGCTGGACGTGGACCCCGCCGACGTCGACGAGGCGCTGGTCGTCAATGCCGAGGAGTGGCGGGCCGAGCTGCCGCAGATCGAGGAGTGGTTCGAGTTCGTCGGCGAGAAGCTGCCGACCGGTCTCAAGGACGAGTTCGACGCGCTCAAGCACCGTCTCGCCGAAGACGCCTGA
- a CDS encoding P-loop NTPase family protein translates to MRASVPVGIAVRGRRGVGAATVADALSAAGVVVSDAGEVVVMVIAEVCKPEDLAVLAELRRAGVPVLIVFNKADLAGSGPGGPMATAQRRAVELRALTGVPVVPMVALLAAVTLPAELVAALRTLAVQPADLTSADAFVAGEHAVPHALRARLLATLDRFGVAHASLACSRGADANELPGLLRRRSGVEEVLAAVHDVAAPVRYQRVRAALAELRALGGDEVGRFLAADDTVIAVMAAAVEVVQAHGLVVDPGTRPDAHVRRARHWRNYGRGPVDALHRSCSADIVRGSLRLLGAR, encoded by the coding sequence ATGCGGGCGTCGGTTCCGGTGGGCATTGCCGTGCGGGGACGCCGGGGCGTCGGTGCCGCGACGGTCGCCGACGCGCTGTCCGCCGCGGGTGTGGTGGTGTCCGATGCCGGCGAGGTCGTGGTCATGGTGATCGCCGAGGTGTGCAAGCCCGAGGATCTTGCGGTGTTGGCCGAGCTGCGCCGCGCCGGGGTCCCGGTGTTGATCGTGTTCAACAAGGCCGACCTGGCCGGTTCGGGTCCCGGTGGCCCGATGGCCACCGCGCAGCGCCGGGCGGTCGAGTTGCGCGCCCTGACCGGGGTGCCCGTGGTGCCGATGGTGGCGTTGTTGGCGGCGGTGACGCTGCCCGCCGAGTTGGTCGCGGCGTTGCGGACGCTGGCCGTGCAACCGGCGGATCTGACCTCGGCCGACGCGTTCGTGGCCGGGGAGCACGCCGTGCCGCATGCGCTGCGGGCTCGGCTGCTGGCCACCCTCGACCGGTTCGGTGTCGCCCATGCCAGCCTGGCGTGCAGCCGCGGCGCCGACGCGAACGAGCTGCCTGGTCTGCTGCGCCGGCGCAGCGGCGTCGAGGAGGTCCTCGCCGCGGTGCACGACGTGGCGGCGCCGGTGCGTTACCAGCGGGTGCGGGCCGCGCTGGCCGAATTGCGGGCGTTGGGCGGCGACGAGGTCGGTCGGTTCCTCGCGGCCGACGACACCGTGATCGCGGTGATGGCCGCGGCCGTCGAGGTGGTGCAGGCCCACGGTCTGGTGGTCGATCCCGGTACGCGGCCCGACGCCCATGTGCGGCGGGCCAGGCATTGGCGGAATTACGGTCGAGGCCCGGTCGACGCGCTGCACCGCAGCTGTAGCGCGGACATCGTCCGTGGCTCGCTGCGGCTGTTGGGCGCCCGATGA
- a CDS encoding NYN domain-containing protein — protein MSVFPELDDGVQEHSVQDASQADGTTTTRRVLLVWDAPNLDMGLGSILGGRPTAAHRPRFDALGRWLLGYTAELSTAEPGISLEPEATVFTNIAPGSADVVRPWVEALRNVGFAVFAKPKIDDDSDVDSDMLDHIALRRHEGLAAVLVASADGQAFRHPLEDIAREGTPVQVLGFREHASWALASDTLEFVDLEDIPGVFREPLPRIGLDSLPEQGAWLQPFRPLSSLLNSRV, from the coding sequence ATGAGTGTGTTCCCCGAGCTGGACGACGGTGTGCAAGAGCACAGTGTGCAAGACGCGTCACAGGCCGACGGCACCACGACGACGCGCCGGGTTTTGCTGGTGTGGGATGCACCCAATCTCGACATGGGGCTCGGCTCCATCCTCGGCGGCCGGCCGACCGCCGCGCACCGGCCCCGCTTCGACGCGCTGGGCCGCTGGCTGCTGGGCTACACCGCTGAGCTCTCCACCGCCGAACCCGGCATCTCGTTGGAGCCCGAGGCCACCGTCTTCACCAACATCGCCCCAGGTAGCGCCGATGTCGTTCGCCCATGGGTGGAGGCTTTGCGTAACGTGGGGTTCGCCGTCTTCGCAAAACCGAAGATTGATGACGACAGCGACGTCGACAGCGACATGCTCGACCACATCGCGCTGCGCCGCCATGAGGGCTTGGCCGCGGTGCTGGTCGCATCCGCCGACGGGCAGGCGTTCCGGCACCCGCTGGAAGACATTGCTCGCGAAGGCACCCCGGTGCAGGTGCTCGGATTTCGCGAACATGCAAGCTGGGCGCTAGCGTCGGATACCTTGGAGTTTGTCGATCTAGAGGACATTCCTGGTGTTTTCCGGGAACCGCTGCCACGGATCGGCCTGGACTCGCTGCCCGAGCAGGGGGCATGGCTGCAGCCGTTCCGGCCGCTGTCATCGCTGCTGAACTCGCGCGTGTAA
- a CDS encoding MMPL/RND family transporter has protein sequence MHDLEIFGKLARACAKHAWWILGAWLALAGTLNLAIPQLEHTVAEHSAPFTPESPTTETLRQMSRDFGVPDTTAIGSIVVSSDRTLGPADAAYYRELVSRLVADTDDVAYVLDTYGTPGMEKLGLSPDGKAIHLIVATTGDVGSTRAHRSTENVRAAVAALPHPTGVDVHFTGAAPTLSDLFSAIDTSLAIITVVSVVLITLLLLAVYRSLLTALIPLLTVGISLGVARPVVSWLGGADLLSVSNFTIALVTAMVLGAGTDYGIFLLANYHEGRRRELAVDDAVARSGAHTAGIVIASALTIAGAGMAMVFTKIGMFRTAGPPIALSIAITMAVSLTLTPAIMALWGRRGFAEPRPLDERRWRRRGAAIVRRAPALVAASLVFLLATSAVLLTFRPNIDENAMQLRATDSKRGYDAVYRHWGVNEAAPEFVTIRADHDMRNTNDLAALDLVAMSIGNLPQVAYVRSITRPDGKPLPETAIGSQTAQVGDGLADAHTRVEQAIPQLKRLAAGVTQLHDGSAGAAERLPELAKGAHDLVALTRNLLGTLESANRVADTLSDGSLDVATVVRTMSTATDSLDRAVSEIDATRAKLAAPTAALHAVFDPLTAVDPGPDCAADCMRARQAFADLNAATGGRALLAINGLTLAAPLVPERPVATALDALPDLRSGIKGLRAMLDQLGTRTPDQTRQDLNRLISGITELSTGLGRLTTGLGEVKTGTDTMVELTTELGAGLNRASDFLHRLSADTATGAGRGFYLPSEGRSDPRFTAGERLLISPDGRSARMMVVWAVNPYGAEAMGAVPDVIAAAHNATTGTVLEHATIESTGLASLSQRHLDQTWRDFALFAVVAVAAVLLVLIVMLRSLVAPVLMIAAVVLSFGAAAGMSTLIWQHIIGINLDWSVFPVSFMALVAVGADYSMLFAARIREESHSGVISGIIRGFGSTGSVITTAGVVFAITMFALTSGTVLNLVQIGSTIGIGLLLDITVVRTYLVPAAMSLLGERMWWPARA, from the coding sequence TCCAGCGACCGCACGCTCGGGCCGGCCGACGCTGCCTACTACCGCGAGCTGGTGTCCCGGCTCGTCGCCGACACCGACGACGTGGCCTACGTGCTGGACACCTACGGCACACCCGGGATGGAGAAACTCGGACTGAGCCCGGACGGGAAGGCCATCCACCTGATCGTCGCGACAACCGGCGACGTCGGATCCACCCGAGCGCACCGGTCGACCGAGAACGTCCGTGCCGCGGTCGCCGCGCTGCCGCACCCAACCGGTGTCGACGTGCATTTCACCGGTGCCGCACCGACGCTGTCGGACCTGTTCTCCGCCATCGACACCTCGCTGGCCATCATCACCGTCGTCTCGGTCGTGCTGATCACGCTGCTGCTGTTGGCGGTGTACCGCTCACTGCTGACCGCCCTGATTCCGCTTCTCACCGTGGGCATTTCGCTCGGCGTCGCCCGTCCCGTCGTCTCCTGGCTCGGCGGTGCCGACCTGTTGTCGGTATCGAACTTCACCATCGCGCTCGTCACCGCCATGGTGCTCGGCGCCGGCACCGATTACGGGATCTTCCTGCTGGCGAATTACCACGAAGGCCGACGCCGCGAGCTCGCGGTCGACGACGCGGTGGCCCGCTCCGGCGCCCACACCGCGGGCATCGTGATCGCGTCGGCGCTGACCATCGCCGGCGCCGGAATGGCCATGGTGTTCACCAAGATCGGCATGTTCCGGACCGCGGGCCCACCGATCGCGCTGTCGATCGCGATCACCATGGCCGTCAGCCTGACACTCACCCCGGCCATCATGGCGCTGTGGGGACGACGCGGCTTCGCCGAACCCCGCCCGCTCGACGAACGGCGCTGGCGCCGCCGCGGAGCGGCCATCGTGCGGCGGGCACCGGCCTTGGTCGCCGCCTCACTGGTGTTCCTGCTCGCCACCAGCGCAGTGCTGCTCACCTTCCGGCCCAACATCGACGAGAACGCCATGCAGCTGCGGGCCACCGACAGCAAGCGTGGGTATGACGCGGTCTACCGACATTGGGGCGTCAACGAGGCAGCGCCGGAATTCGTCACCATCCGGGCTGATCACGATATGCGCAACACCAACGATCTGGCCGCCCTCGACCTCGTCGCCATGTCGATCGGCAACCTGCCGCAAGTCGCCTATGTCCGCTCCATCACCCGCCCGGACGGAAAACCGTTGCCCGAGACCGCCATCGGATCGCAGACCGCACAGGTCGGCGACGGGCTGGCCGATGCCCACACCCGTGTCGAGCAGGCCATCCCGCAACTCAAGAGGTTGGCGGCCGGCGTGACGCAACTGCACGACGGTTCCGCGGGCGCGGCCGAGCGACTGCCCGAACTCGCCAAGGGCGCCCACGATCTCGTCGCTCTCACCCGAAACCTGCTGGGCACACTGGAATCCGCGAACCGGGTGGCCGACACCCTCTCGGACGGATCGCTCGATGTCGCAACTGTGGTGCGGACCATGTCCACCGCCACCGACTCCCTGGACCGGGCGGTCAGCGAAATCGACGCCACCCGAGCCAAACTCGCCGCTCCCACGGCTGCGCTGCACGCGGTGTTCGACCCGCTCACGGCGGTCGATCCCGGTCCGGATTGCGCTGCGGACTGCATGCGCGCCCGCCAAGCATTCGCCGACCTCAACGCGGCCACAGGTGGGCGCGCCTTGCTCGCCATCAACGGGCTGACGCTCGCGGCACCACTGGTACCCGAGCGTCCGGTGGCCACCGCGCTGGACGCCCTGCCCGACCTGCGGTCCGGCATCAAAGGACTGCGCGCCATGCTCGACCAACTGGGCACCCGCACACCCGATCAGACGCGTCAGGACCTCAACCGGTTGATATCCGGAATCACCGAACTGTCAACAGGTTTGGGCCGCCTCACCACAGGGTTGGGCGAGGTGAAGACCGGCACCGACACCATGGTGGAGTTGACCACCGAGCTCGGTGCGGGACTCAACCGCGCGTCGGACTTCCTGCACCGCCTGTCGGCCGACACCGCCACGGGTGCGGGGCGCGGCTTCTATCTGCCGTCGGAGGGCCGCAGCGACCCCAGGTTCACCGCGGGCGAGCGACTGCTCATCTCGCCGGACGGCCGCAGCGCCCGGATGATGGTGGTGTGGGCGGTGAACCCGTACGGCGCCGAGGCGATGGGCGCGGTGCCCGACGTCATCGCCGCGGCCCACAACGCCACCACCGGCACGGTGTTGGAACATGCGACCATCGAATCGACCGGCCTGGCATCGCTGTCGCAGCGCCATCTCGACCAAACCTGGCGTGATTTCGCGCTTTTCGCAGTCGTGGCGGTCGCGGCGGTGCTGCTGGTCCTGATCGTCATGCTGCGCAGCCTGGTTGCGCCCGTACTGATGATCGCCGCGGTCGTGCTGTCGTTCGGCGCCGCGGCCGGAATGTCCACCCTGATCTGGCAGCACATCATCGGCATCAACCTGGACTGGTCGGTGTTCCCGGTGTCGTTCATGGCACTCGTCGCAGTCGGAGCCGACTACAGCATGCTGTTCGCCGCGCGCATCCGGGAGGAATCGCACAGTGGGGTGATCAGCGGCATCATCCGGGGCTTCGGCAGCACGGGGAGTGTGATCACCACGGCGGGAGTGGTTTTCGCGATCACCATGTTTGCTCTCACCAGTGGGACGGTGCTCAATCTGGTGCAGATCGGTTCGACCATCGGCATCGGCCTGCTGCTCGACATCACCGTCGTGCGGACATACCTGGTGCCTGCCGCGATGAGCCTGCTGGGCGAACGCATGTGGTGGCCTGCGCGTGCGTAA